A section of the Labrus mixtus chromosome 15, fLabMix1.1, whole genome shotgun sequence genome encodes:
- the LOC132989424 gene encoding ceramide synthase 5-like produces the protein MTSSISDWLWSERFWLPENVSWADLENPPPGVEYPRLRHMLIALPLAIGVFLLRLLFERLVAKPCAHILQIQAGVPRRAQSNDVLEKVFRSKTCPDTSQLDGLSKQLDWDVRKIQRWFRVRRNQDRPSAQKKFCESMWRFTFYLGIFIYAIRHLWVSPWMWDTRQCWYNYPFQNMSPGQYNYYVAELAFYWSLMFSQFIDIKRKDFFIMLVHHLATIMLITFSYTNNMLRVGTLVMCVHDASDIFLEAAKLANYAKYQRLCDGLFVVFSISFFFTRLVIYPFWVVYSVLIESWEIVGPYQAWWLLNGLLLVLQVLHIIWFYLVARIAIKAIFKGKVSKDDRSDIESSSDEETKGKTPNQTLKPKDGNHTGNLNGDTHDH, from the exons ATGACTTCCTCTATCTCAGACTGGCTTTGGAGTGAGAGGTTTTGGCTTCCCGAAAATGTCTCATGGGCGGACCTGGAGAATCCACCACCTGGTGTGGAGTATCCACGACTCAGACACATGCTCATCGCCTTGCCTCTGGCCATTGGAGTGTTTCTATTAAGGCTGCTTTTTGAAAG GCTAGTGGCCAAACCCTGTGCCCACATACTTCAGATTCAGGCGGGAGTGCCTCGGCGAGCTCAATCCAACGATGTCCTGGAGAAGGTGTTTCGATCCAAAACG TGTCCCGACACGAGTCAACTGGATGGTCTCTCCAAGCAGCTGGACTGGGATGTGCGGAAAATACAGAGATGGTTTCGTGTTCGTCGGAACCAAGACCGGCCCAGTGCGCAGAAAAAGTTCTGTGAGAGCAT GTGGCGGTTTACATTTTACCTGGGGATTTTCATCTATGCCATTCGCCATTTATGGGTG TCTCCCTGGATGTGGGATACCCGACAGTGTTGGTACAACTATCCATTTCAG AATATGAGCCCCGGACAGTACAACTACTATGTAGCTGAGCTGGCCTTCTACTGGTCTCTGATGTTTTCCCAATTCATAGATATTAAGCGTAAG GATTTCTTCATCATGCTTGTGCACCACCTGGCAACCATCATGCTCATCACATTCTCCTACACCAACAACATGCTAAGAGTTGGCACTTTGGTCATGTGTGTGCACGATGCATCTGACATCTTTCTCGAG gCTGCAAAGCTGGCCAACTACGCCAAGTACCAGAGGCTATGTGATGGCCTGTTTGTGGTGTTCAGCATAAGCTTTTTCTTCACCCGGCTTGTCATCTACCCATTCTG GGTCGTATACAGTGTTCTGATTGAGAGTTGGGAGATCGTCGGGCCGTACCAAGCCTGGTGGCTGCTCAATGGCCTGCTGTTGGTGCTGCAGGTTCTTCATATAATCTGGTTCTACCTCGTCGCTCGTATTGCCATCAAAGCCATATTCAAGGGAAAG GTTTCCAAAGATGACAGAAGTGACATTGAGAGCAGCTCAGACGAGGAGACGAAAGGCAAAACTCCCAACCAGACCCTAAAGCCAAAGGACGGCAATCACACTGGTAACCTTAATGGAGACACTCATGACCACTGA